A single Oncorhynchus nerka isolate Pitt River linkage group LG10, Oner_Uvic_2.0, whole genome shotgun sequence DNA region contains:
- the elmod1 gene encoding ELMO domain-containing protein 1 codes for MKHFLRVVTQFFVFLYCKCLWRGLKFVVRKVTGRCELQRICHSNKPGARRTLKIESSLRYSKHEVCQSALSAHPDRVEKTIDDIMTLKKVNPDTNPQLGISLQASLFQIVGYRSLVAEVEKLRREPYDCENPDHEEMLMKLWKTLRPDSPLTGRISKQWCEIGFQGNDPKTDFRGMGLLGLHNLLYFAEHDKATALQVLHDSLQPKHRSIPKEASKMSKAEWEQKNFDKAIGYSFAIVGINITDLAYSLLVSGALKTHLYNVAPEMPSLSHFQQTFCYLMQEFHRFWIEEDPCDIMEFNRVRSKFHRRVLRQLKNPDMALCPHFAASDLHLVNL; via the exons GGTGGTGACACAGTTCTTTGTGTTCCTGTACTGTAAATGTCTGTGGCGAGGCCTGAAGTTTGTGGTCAGGAAGGTCACGGGGAGGTGCGAACTGCAACGGATCTGCCACAGCAACAAGCCAGGGGCCCGAAGGACCCTTAAGATCG AGTCTTCCCTCAGGTACTCAAAGCATGAG GTGTGCCAGTCTGCCCTCAGTGCTCACCCAGACCGAGTGGAGAAGACCATCGATGACATCATGACCCTGAAGAAGGTCAACCCTGACACTAACCCACA GCTAGGCATCTCCCTCCAGGCCAGTCTGTTCCAGATCGTCGGCTACCGTAGCCTGGTGGCGGAGGTGGAGAAGCTACGCAGGGAGCCGTACGACTGTGAGAACCCCGACCATGAGGAGATGCTGATGAAG CTGTGGAAGACACTGCGTCCTGATTCACCACTCACTGGGCGGATCTCCAAGCAGTGGTGTGAGATCGGTTTCCAAGGCAATGACCCCAAGACTGACTTCAGGGGCATGGGTCTACTGGGCCTACACAATCTTCT ATATTTTGCTGAGCATGACAAGGCCACCGCTCTCCAGGTGCTTCATGACTCCTTGCAGCCGAAACACAG GAGCATTCCCAAAGAGGCAAG CAAAATGAGCAAAGCAGAATGGGAACAGAAGAACTTTGATAAAGCAATTGG ATACTCCTTTGCCATCGTGGGCATCAACATCACGGATCTGGCCTACTCTCTGCTGGTGAGCGGAGCCCTGAAGACCCACCTGTACAACGTAGCCCCGGAGATGCCCAGCCTCAGCCACTTCCAGCAGACCTTCT gTTACCTAATGCAGGAGTTCCATCGGTTCTGGATCGAGGAGGACCCCTGTGACATCATGGAGTTCAACCGTGTGCGTTCCAAGTTCCACCGGCGGGTGCTGCGGCAGCTCAAGAACCCCGACATGGCGCTGTGCCCCCACTTCGCCGCCTCCGATCTCCACCTGGTCAACCTGTAA